The Shewanella halotolerans region GGCTCAAGGCTGTTTGAAACGCCCTGTCGGCCTGGGCCTGGGTGAGCGGCGCGCCGATATGGCGCATCACCCTCTCGTCGCAATAGAGGCGGCGATACAGCGCCTTGTCTGTCTCATTTATCGGGCGCATGGTCAGGCGCTCGCTAGCAAAACCATGGTCTGCCAGGTAGTGGGTTAGCCGCGAGGGCAGCGCGGAGGAAGGCTGCTCCCTTGAGGGGAGTTGCTTTGATGAGAAGGGTTCATTATCTGGCATGCTGCGCCTCGGATATCTGCAGCGGTCTCTGCTTGGCGAAGCGGATCACCCCCTTGTCGTCCACCGAGCGGTCGAACACCACATAGTAGGCACTCATCAGCGGCAGACCCAAGATGGATTGATCCGGCCAGTTGGGCAGCTGCGACAACAGCTTGAAGCAGGCCTTGCCCTGAGTCGGCGTGTTGATCTGCCAGTAGTGCTGCGGCGTGACGCGGATGGCGATGGGCTCGCATCCCGGTGGACAGTCGGGATCGTCGCAGCTCGGCGCTGCGTCATGCTCGTTTCGCGGGCCGACAAAATAGAAGGTGAGATCCGGCCAGCGCTCCAGCTGTAGCTCTGCCATGTCGATACCTGTCTGCTGAAAGGCGATTTCACTAAAGGGAGCTATCTGCTGGGTGAACTTGGGGTCTATCGCTTCCAGGGCCTGAGTCAGCGCGCCAAACAGGTGACGGGTGAGTACGATTGCCGAGGCGCCCGTGTCTATGATGGCGTTGCTCTGTCCCCTAAGGGTATCGCAGATATGCACTCCATGGGTATGTAGGTGCTGGCCGTCTGGGCAGAGTGCACTAGTGTTTGATGGTGCGTTATCTGGCTGGGCGTCGCCTGCTTTTGGCGCTTGCTCTGCTGACTCGTGCTCCGCTAATGCTTGCTGCTCTGCATCCTCTACAGATTGCGTCAGCAGGCTGGGGATCATCTCGCCATCGCCGACCCTAAGTCCCACCAGATTGACGTTGTAATATCGGTTTTCGATCACCTCTATGGTCTTAAACTCGCCCTGGTACAGCTCGGTATGTTCCTCGCCGCCACCTAAGATCAACCAGCCCTGGTTGAGGGGATCCTGGCCGAGGAAGGCGAACTCGTTGGCGCCGTTGGGGGCGAGCACCTCTTTGCTGGCCACATGTATGCTGGAGCGGCGGGCGAAGAAGGCAAACTTGTTAGGGGTCAGGCCGTGGCTGGTCAAATTGCTGAAATAGGGAGGCAGATCATCTGTGGGCTGGGTGCGCAGAAAGCGCTTAAACTGGCGCAGATCTTCGCTGTTGAAGCTCGTCTCGGTCGCCTGATGCCACTGGGAGTCTTGCGCGGTGAGCGCGCCCGGACCCATGGAGAAGTCCTGCTTGTCCTCGGTGAATATGGTCTCCGTGAGAATCGGGCGATAGTGCTGGCTGCACAGGTGGATCTCCTCATCGAAGGGCCAGGGGAAGGTAAGTGCCGGGGCTATGCCGTAGTGATGAAAATAGTTCTTGAGAT contains the following coding sequences:
- a CDS encoding pepsin-like aspartyl protease, which codes for MSSTTNAPRTLKVPLVNVYAKGGYSAQLRIGAEKHPLNLILDTGSSTLVVSGSDYVEERDTALTPTSFAQEVLYGIGGWDGPVVYTRVGIREDAIDFDLHDDHIPHAHHPIVLEQCPVAVVSSLAQETSFADADGILGLAYDALNKVYDLKNYFHHYGIAPALTFPWPFDEEIHLCSQHYRPILTETIFTEDKQDFSMGPGALTAQDSQWHQATETSFNSEDLRQFKRFLRTQPTDDLPPYFSNLTSHGLTPNKFAFFARRSSIHVASKEVLAPNGANEFAFLGQDPLNQGWLILGGGEEHTELYQGEFKTIEVIENRYYNVNLVGLRVGDGEMIPSLLTQSVEDAEQQALAEHESAEQAPKAGDAQPDNAPSNTSALCPDGQHLHTHGVHICDTLRGQSNAIIDTGASAIVLTRHLFGALTQALEAIDPKFTQQIAPFSEIAFQQTGIDMAELQLERWPDLTFYFVGPRNEHDAAPSCDDPDCPPGCEPIAIRVTPQHYWQINTPTQGKACFKLLSQLPNWPDQSILGLPLMSAYYVVFDRSVDDKGVIRFAKQRPLQISEAQHAR